Genomic DNA from Ictidomys tridecemlineatus isolate mIctTri1 chromosome 6, mIctTri1.hap1, whole genome shotgun sequence:
CCTGCATCTGCAGTTTACCCATGCTCTGCCGCTCCCCTGCATCACTGCTGGACTCGGGTCTGGGATTGggcaggacacagggagaagcaCCAGTCCCCTGAGGGTGAGAAAGAGCGGAGACCCCCTAAGCTCCATGGGGATGTTCTCGCAGCTAAGACCCTGTTTGCCAGCAGAAAGCTTCTCTCTGCCTTTGTCTGGGAAGGGGTGTGAGTGGTCGGATCCCTGGGGAGCTCAGCTGGCTGGGAGCAGTGGGAGCTGGTGGCATTGGCCTTGTGTGCTGCCACCTGGTGGCCAGAGGAATTGTTGAGCAGGCAGCCCCAGGAGGCCCCAAATTGGGTGGGGAGACCAGATAGAGCTGAAGTGTACTTCTGCGCCCTGGGGTGTGAGGGTCATGTTCTGAGCCACTCTTGGTCAGCTGGAAGGTCATGGTTAGTCTAGTCCTGTCAGGACACACGGTTACCTCCCTGGGAGGCTGAGCCTCCACGCTGTGGGGAGTGGGAGGTGGCAAGACCCTGGAACACAGCCCCACCTTAGGGTCACCCTGATTGTGGGGATGTGACCTACCTCTCTGCTCCCACCCGCATCCAGGCAGTCATTGCCTAAGTTCTCTGTCCCCATCCATGGCTGCCAGCCCTGGTACACTCTGAATTCTGTCACTCCCTGGAGTGGGCCCATAGCCTCTCTGCCTCTACCCTGTGTCCCTGTCTTCTCGGGGCCACCCTCACTGTGGATCTGCTTGGGCACCCTGAGTACTCAGTAAGACCATGGTGCTCTCCTCTTAGGCTTCAGGGCCCGGCTTGATGATACCTCCTTCAGGTGGGGGGTTGTCTTCTCACCTGCCCTCCCACTCCCTGCGCTGCCCCGCCCCCTGTGCTGCCCCGCCCCCTGCTGCTGTGCGCCCAGCCCTCATTGAGAGGATGGTGCCCTGTTTTTTGTCACTGCAGACCTGAGCAGCTGGccttgactctttttttaaaaaaaaatattttttcagttgttaatggacctttattttattcatttatttatatgcagtgtctcacacaggctaggcaaatgctctacccctgagccacgaccccagtcCCTGGCCTTGACTCTTTAGTATCTTTCTTAGCAAAGGAAGGACAGGCCACCAGGGACAGCTTATATGGCTTTGGGAGTCCCTTGCTCACTCTCCATTTGGTGTCCTCTGACAGTAGATGGGTTGGACTAAGAGCTGGGTTTCTCAAGGGTCCTATTGGACCTCCCTTGAGGTGGCAGATCCACTGCAGAGCCCTGGGGCTTTGGAGAGATTCCATACCTGGGAGGACAGCTGGGTCCAGGAGCCTGGGAGTTCTCCTGGCTGCCCACAGTCCTCTGCCGCACTCCAGCTCATTCTAAgccaggcctgggggaggggggaatgggGCTGGAGTTGGCCAATCAAAGGCAAGAGAATGGGAACCTGGGGACAGTACAAATGCATCAGCAGGACTGAGgtgccaggggagcagggaggacCTGCCCCTCTTTCATGTCACTGAGAATTGTAAGAACtggcgccccccccccccaagggtCGTGATTGTTGACAGGGTGGCCCTCAGCGGAGCCATGAAGGCGGGGCCAGCAAGACTGTAGGTCACCTTAGGCAAGTGGAGTCCCCTCCTGGACTTGTCTCCTGTTCTGAGTAAGGGTCATAAGTACCAGTGTTCTCTGCCTGCTCTCAGCTGGTTTCCTGAGACCGTGCTCAGGGCTGGCTGTGCAGGGTGTGGGAGGTCAGCGGGCCCTGAGGTCCCATCCACGCCCCTCTGCCCGCAGGCCCGGGCGCAGGCAGAGGCCCTCCGCATCAGTGATGTGCATTTCTCTGTCAAGCCGAGCGCCAGCGCCTCCTCGCCCAAGCTGCACTCCAGCGCAGCTGTGCACCGGCTCAAGAAGGACATCCGCCGCTGCCACCGCATGTCCCGCCGCCCCCTGCCCCGCCCAGACCCCCAAGGAGGCAGCCCTGGCCTGCGCCCACCCATCTCGCCCTTCTCCGAAACCGTGCGGATCATCAATCGCAAGGTGAAGCCCCGCGAGCCCAAACGGAATCGCATCATCCTCAACCTGAAGGTGATCGACAAAGGCCCTGGCGCAGGGGCTGCCGCGCAGGGCGCGGGGGCACTTGCCCGTCCCAAAGTCCCATCGAGGAACCGCGTCATAGGCAAGAGTAAGAAGTTCAGCGAGAGCGTCCTGCGCACCCAGATCCGCCACATGAAGTTCGGCACCTTCTCACTGTACAAGCCCCCGCCTGCCCCTCTGTCCCCCCCGCCTGCCGGCAAAGCCGACGGCCCCGCCGCCCCCGGCCAGGGGCTGCTCCTGGCCAACCCTGCTGCCCCCTACGATGCTCACAGCTCCAGCTCCTCGGGCTGCCCCTCGCCCACACTGCAGTCCTCTGACCCTGATGATACGCCCCCCAAGCTGCTCCCTGAGACCATGAgctcccccgcccccacctggCCCGAGCCAGAGGTGCTCGACCTGTCCATTCCCCCGGAGTCGGCAGCCACCAGCAAGCGGGCACCTCCTGATGTCACTGCTGCCGCCACCCAGGCACTTCCAGTGGCCCCAGAGCCTTCCAGTGCTGCCTCTGAGCCTGAGGCTGGGGATTGGCGTCCTGAGATGTCACCCTGCTCCAATGTGGTTGTCACCGATGTCACCAGCAACCTCCTGACGGTCACTATCAAGGAATTCTGCAACCCTGAGGATTTCGAGAAGGTGGCTGCTGGGGTAGCAGGCGCTGTGGCCGGAGGTGGCAGCAGTGTGGTGAGCAAGTGAAGGGCCCCccaaggaggagggcaggggggcCTCCTGCCTGAAGTCACACCTGTGCTCCTGCCCTACCCCTGCCCTCAGATCCGTCTGCCTGTGCTTTGCTTGTCTCAAATGGCTCCGTGCTGACCCAGGGATGGGGTTGGGCAGTTGGCCTCCCAGAGGCCAGTGGGCGGGGCAGTCTGGGTTAGGTCAAGTCTGGGACAGGGCACGCGCTTGTCTCTTGGTACTGCCCCTACCTGTGTGCAGTGGGCCTGCTGGGCTTCTAGGAGCCCCAGGCCTGGCCACCTGCCCTATCTACATCCCGCTCCATCTCCCCTCTGCTTGCTTCTTGCTCGTGTACAGCGTCTGACCTCGGTGCTAACCCAGCAGCTGCAGGTCCCTCGGAGACCCCCACCCAGGGTGGGCATGGTCCCTTTTCTTCCTGCAGATGCCTagcaggagggggcagggatgGCTCCCTGCCCGTTTGGCAAAGCCCCAGACAGTGAAGGAGGAGACCAGATGGGCCCCTCCCGCTCCACTAGTGAGGGCACAGCAGCTGGGCCAGAGGCCGGGCCTCACTGCCTGCTTCTGGACCAGGCCCAAGCAGGCCCCTTGTGCCCCACTGTGTCCGCTTCCCATCCCTGTCTTGAAGGCGGGAGGAGCTGGTAGAGTGcaccctgccacagcctcctggcATCTAAAGGCCCCTTCAGTTCTTGACCAAAGGTGCTACAAGAACCTGCTGTGGAAGGTTCGGTTGAGTGTGCATCTGCCCGTTGGCGTGTGTGTACGAGGGTCCATGTGGGCATCGGGTGCTGGGCCATGGGCCCTCCCTGCGGCACCCTTTGCAGCTCCTCAGAACAGGGTCCCTGAAGGCCTGGTCCTTCCCTTTCTTCGGGCCTGGAATAGTCGTGTCTGGGCAGTGTATTGTGCCCTTGCCCGGCTTCTCCCTGCCCAGTGTGCTAGGGTCACCGAGCCCAGACCCTTCTCTTTGGGGTGGTCAGCCCGGCCAGCTGGGCCTTCACTGCAGACCTGGCATGGTGGGAACTGTGGGCGAACATGGGGAGCCCCACTTCAGCCTCACCCTCCTCCAGGTTGGGGGAGGGGGGCCTGGAGAGCTGCGAGGGCCTCCCGCTTCTCCCCGCCCTCTGCTTCTGACGCTGAGGCTTTCTCTCAGCCCAGCCTGCTCGGAGCAGCGGGGGCCTCGGGGCTCCTAGGCAGCGTCTGTTGCCCCTGCTGCCAGGGAGCCAGGCACCTATGCCAGAGACCAAAGCCCCAGCTTTAGGCCAGGCACTGGGAGAGTGGACTGCAGGGACCGGAGACTGCAGAGGAGCCTGTGTTCCGGAGAACAAGGGTATTGTCCCCTGGGGTGAGGCTGGGGGCCCCTGGCAGCCCACTCTTGGCCACTGCCAGGGACGAAGGTGGATGTGGATGGCAATTTCTGCATGTGGCTTAAACTGGGTCCCTCTATGTGACGCCCTTGGTACCTTGCTCGGAAGCAAGATGGCAAGAGGCAGGAGGGGAGCCCGTCAGATACTGAGCAAGCTCCTTGGTCCCTTGGGAGGACACTCTTCTGAATCTCCCTGCTGGGGGCTGCAGCATGGCCCCCCCAGCGCACCCTTGGGGTGCAGAACAGGGGCTCCCACAGGGTCTGAGGTGGCAGCACTCCAAGTCCCTCCCCACCCCGCCCTTTGGGCTCTGCGACCGTCCAAGTGCCAATTGGCTTTTCCCCAAAATAAGGGCTGGTATTTCTCCTCTGCCTTCAGAGGTGACtcccccagcccttccccaggTGAGCCACCACCTGGGCCAGTTACAGGTGTTTCCAGAGACCATGGAAATGTGTTTTCCTGAGAATCTGTGTAATTCGTGACCTTTTTTGTAAGGAAGTTGTGTTTTCAGAGGTGATTTTATGACAGGAAAGTGAAAGaattagtttttcaaaaaatgaagaaaaaagaaaaaaaagaaaaaaagaaatagaaaaaactatCATGGGGTTCCtaagggagtggggtggggggagaaagatATTTAAAGAGAACGTAGTGATGCGGCATTGCACAGACGAGGTGGCCATGAGAAGCTGGTGGTCCCTGGGGCCGGccatcctcctccaccccaggagGGTGAGCCTTTCCGCTGAGCTGGCCCACTTCCACACCCGTCCTTAGTAAAGGGAAGGAAGACAGCTGCCCCCAGGGAGCGAGCcagaagcagggcccaggctgcccgGCTGATGGAGACCAAGGCTGCTGAGGTTTTGGAGAGATGGGGTCCTGGTGCTCTGTGGCTGTGGCTCCTTAGCAGTTTTCTCCTGGAAGGCTTGTGGCTTCTCCTCTCCATTCCTTTGCCAGCTTATAGGGCCAAGCAGTTCCTAGTTCCGCCCTGTGGGGACCTTCTTATCACCCCTGAGACCGGAACTTCCTGAGCTCCCCTGGCCAGGAAGAGTCTCTTCCCTGCGAGATGTAGGCAGTGACTATGACAGGGGTAACGGGAGATGGGGATGCCCGTCTCCACAGGCAGGCTGTTGCCCCAGCTCCAAGCCACGCAGCTTGTCCCCACCTCGGGCATGCCCACACACTGCCTCTGGGAGGGTGCCCTCCAGGGCCTGAGGGGGCATGGGGTCTGaggcctccttccctctcccaggAGACCCAGTCAGCCTGCCCACTCCTGACCGCACACTTGGACGGATCGGCCTCCCGTGggcccctcctccaccccttGCTGCTTTTCCATTTGCCTAATTACCTAGCAAAAGTTGCAATCtggtttgctttatttttgtatgtgaagTAACTCCCAGAGCCCACTGTCCTCTATGTTCACTAGAGGGTGGCCATTGGTCATCTCCCCTTGAATGCACCCCTTCCCTCCTACGCGACATAGGAAACAGATGAGATCCGGTGTCTGGTTTGAGTTGGACAGTGGGCACCTGTCCCTGTCTCACTTCCGCTCTGACCCTCAGCATGCCCATGTGTGAAAGGCACCTGGGCATAAGGCACTGGTGGTGTGTAAGGACGTGAGGTGCTCATGGCTGCTGGCACTGGGACCTCCAGCCACCCACAGTCCCATTCTCACTCTGCAAAGGGGTCAAGGTCAAAATGAGCTTCCTTCCTGTGATCCAGGAGGAGGTGATGACCAAGTTCCCAGCTGCAGGAGAGGTGGCAGGGTGGGAGGAATCTCCCCATTCCAAAGGAGGCCAAGCTGCTTCTTTGGGGTGAGGAACCCACTCCAGAACAAGGTCAGCGGCTGATCCCAGAGCTGAGTGGTCCTGGGATTACCAGGCCAGTGGACCTGCCCAGAGCTGGAGGATCAGCCTGCGGGAAAAACAGCTAAGGGGGTCTGGGCTGCTGCCAGCCTTTGTGGCCCCTTCTGAGAGGATGCACCCCCTTCCCCCACTTTTCTGTTTTGGGAGGGTTTTTTGCTtggttggttcttttttttttttttttttttttttttgcacttggTCCGTGCTGGACAATGGAGCCCCACCTGGTCAGCCGGTCAGTTCCACTCCTGGGCTCCCACGCACTAGCCCAAGGTGGCCTCTTTGGGGCTTATATGGTTTGAggaatcacttttttaaaagaaaaaaggaagaagtttaAGCGTTTTAGTTTTTTCTGTCTGCATCTCTTCCCAATTTAGCCCAGCTAAGGACTCAAACTGCAGGAGAGGGGCTCCCTGGCCCCCCCTGGTGGACAGTCCCCAAGATGCAGAAGCAGGGAGACTGTTGGGTGAGGGCCGGGGACCCTTCCTCTCAACCTTCCCGCCCTCTCAAAGGAGTCAGTGCTCCAGCAGTGAGTGCCTACTGTATGCAGAGCATCAGTTAGGCGAACGGGAGGGTGGAGGGCCTCCCCCAGAGGCCAGGTGAGAGGAGCGAGGTGCCCCCGCCTGCCCTTGCTGGGCACAGAGAGATGCAAATTGCTTTTCGttggttttaatttaaaaacacaaaggcctaaataaatatgtatcttataatttttttaatttttgaaaagctCATTTAATGAATCGTGCACGAAGGAAttctatatatataaagtatacgTATATAGCTCTATATTTGGGGAGGGGCACTGTCTCTTTTTCTCgcgctcatttttaaaatgaagtggtGTTGCCTTGTCTGTGGTCCAACCATCCAGCTCCCAGCTGGCTAAACGTCGTCTCCAGCGGTCAAGACGGGAACGTAGTAGGACTGGCAGGAGCCGGAAGTCGGGCGGCCCCTGCCCGCTCCTCCCCGCCAGGACTTCCGGCGGGGAAGGGCTGGTTTTCGGTGTGGGTTGGTCTTGTCGTTCCGGTTCCGTGGGTTCCGGGCGGGGGAGGGTGGGTTCGGCTGGTGACTGTCGTGTGTGTTTGTTCTGCTGCTCTTCAGTATTGTATCGATGCCAGGAAATGGGAGTGAAAAGCCTCTTTTACCCCCAAATAAATTGTCACATTCCGAAGCCGAGGCCCTGCCCCGGGTGGGTGCGTCTGTCTCTTTCTTTGAAGCAGCGTCGGGCGGTGGGTAGCCCCGCGGGCCGGGCATCCCGGGGCCCGGCGCCGCCTCTGTGCAGCCTGGGCACGCGGCAGGCCGGTGCCCTCCCTCCCACCATGGCCCCAGACTCCGAAGGCCACGGCCGCCTGCCCTTCTTGCAGCCTTGGGGATAGTAGGCGGCACGTGGGAGGGTGGGGTCCTTCACTGTCCTCCCAGGTGCAGTCACAGCACCCAGGAGAGGAAGGGGCCTGCAGAGTGGTAGCCCAGAGCTCAGAGAGGGCATGTCGCCCTTGCCAGTGGTCTGCACGGTACGTCCCTGTTTGGTAGCGAGGAGCTGCCCCACGGCTCAGGGAATGGGGGTCCTTTGCACTTGTTCTGGTGCTGTGTGACCCGCCGATCACACAGCTCTCTCCTCTGTGGGCTCAGAGCAGCAGCCCCAGGCACCCCACCTGCAAACTCCTGAGGTGCAGGCCCTGCACAGGTGTCACTTTGCCCGCCCTCAGCCCTCTTCCTGCTCCCAGGTGGTGAAATCCCATGTCTGGCCTCTCCGGGTCTCCCACCCTGCATCCCGCCAGTCCAGAACCTCCCCTTTGGCAGTGCACCCTGCCAGTCTCCAGTCTTGCCTGCACCTTGCCACGACTTCCACACCAGGCCCCAGAGGCCTAGAGGCCTCCTTCAAACAGGGAGCCCACAGCTCTCAGGATCCCTTGCAAAGTCCTCAGCCTGCAGGGGTCTCCACTccaccccccacacccacacccacacgtGCTCTCCTAAGACTGCTCCCATGCCAGGCTCTACGCTGGCTCCTTCCTTGTGATCtggcccagcccctgcccctccaAGGGCAGAACTGTCTTTGCCCCTCTGCTGTAGAAAGGGCTCAGCACCTGGCACAGAACCTGCCTTTGAGTCATCTCTGTCACTAAACTGGGAGCAGCTGAGAGATAGGTAGGGGACTTTAGCAGCCTGTCCAGCTATCTTGACATGCCAGTGGCCCTGTCCCCAGGCCAGCAAGCCAAATGGAAGCATGTCCCTCCAGAGATTGCTCCCAGATACATCACAGAGGCAGGGCAGACAGGTGGCAAGGGACTCAGAGGGGTGGTGCTGACAGGGCAGGAGAGAGGAGCAGAGTCCAGCCGTGGTCAGAGCTGGTCCTCCAAGGCACCCGCTCCTCCTCGCCACCATACCTCCTCATCCAAGCATCTGCTCCCAGGAAGCCCTCGGTGGGGACTTCACCACAAAACACCCTCACACCTCACACCTTGCAGGTACTGTGAGCCCCTCACTGTCTTAGCACACATTCCTCCCCAGTGCCCAGCCAGCCCATGCGTCATGAACAGAGGTCACAGccagaggagggcagagaggcgAAGTGATCAGTTAGTTCCTTTGCCCCAAATGGCCCACCTCTTCACAGTGGGAAAGCCTTGCTCGCTCCATGCTGGTCTGTTTGCCCTGAGCCCCAAGCTCTGGAGATTGAGGACATAGGACTGTCCCCAGAGACAGGTACAGCCCAACGTGAGTCAATACTGCGCTATCACAGATCTTGCCTCTACTCAGCGGTGAGTCTGTTCATTGGTTGAGAGTTAATGAGTGTGTCCATGGCAACTTCTCAGAGGAGCCGGAAGCTGTGATGAGGACCAGCGCCCACTGAGGAGAGCAAGGGGGGAGGTGTAGAGAGCTGGACGCAGCTCCCGGGATGAGGCAGGTGGGCTGTGCACGGGGTGTGCTTGCCAGGCTGTGCCCACCCTGGCCCCACGCTCGATGTGTCCTCTTCCTGGCCTTGTGCTGGGGTGAGGGTCTGTGATGGGTGGAGCTTAGGTTTGGGGCAAGGTGAAGATGACTAGTTTTGCAAAATCTACTCTGTCATTCTCTAAAAGCTGAAACATACTGGGTTTTCAGTCCTGATCCAGCTCCTCCTGGAGTGAAGAGGGGTTCAGAGAGGCTGGGACAAAACTCTCCCCTTCCGACCAACATCATGAACCGATTCTGCACCCTCTTTGTTCCAACTGCTGGCCTCTGAGCAGAGACACTTCAAAAGGCCAGGCACAAGGACATCTGAGCCACAGCGGTTTGCAAAGACAGCCACAAGGGAGAGGCGTGGACCTGGCCTCCTGACTCCAGCTCTGTGCATCTGTAAGCTGTGAGCTTGGGAGAGGCCTAGGGGGAGACAAAGGCTGCTCAGGGCTGAGGTTTGAAATGATCCTAATGAGGGAAATGAGGCCCAGACACTGACAGAGGCAGTGGGGACAACAGGGAATCGCCAGAGTCAAGGGACGTTGGGAAATTTTAGGATTTGGTGATCAGAGTTTTTAGGATTTGCCTTTAGAGTTCTCCAGTTTTCAAACACAGCTGGGTATCAGGTTAGGCAAGGAAGCAGGTGTTGGCACTAATGGATGGGTTCACCTCAGCTGTGAGATGACAGGTCCCCAGCCAGCCAAGAAGGGCCACCAAGGACGTAGACATTTAGCTCTCAAGGCCACTGGGAAACTCTAGGAGCGGATATCCAGCACCCCCTTCCCAAGTCATGCTCTTCATCACATTGAACGGAGGGTAAACTGAGGCAGGGCTAGAGGACAGTTACCCACATCAGACAAGTGAGGACACAGGGTCTGGGGGATGGGGGATGGAGGCTCAGCCAGGTCTACAGCGTGAGGGAGGAACCTTCTGTCATATTAAAGACAGAACCGTGCTATATTAAAGACACCGGATAAAATCAAATGAACTGAGTTTCCAAGACCATTAAAAAGTACTCCCCAGGGACCACCAATCGACAAGTCAAACCTCAGAGTGACAAACAGGTGCTGATTCTTTGGGTACCCTGGTGGGTCAGTGGGGAGCACTGGGGTGGGGGCCAGAGTAGAGGGAGGGTTTTGGCTTCTGCTGATGTTGGTAAGCAAGGAGCTTGAATGTGACCCCTCTGTGGAGATGGGGACACGGCCAAGGGTCCTCTTCAACAGGTTCAGAACCAGGATACCTGGATACAACTGGACCCACCCCAGGTGAGAATGCAAAAGGTGGGCAGGGAATCACCCTTTAGCAAAAGGTGATGTCACATAAACTGCCTGTCTCACCTCTGGCTCTGTTGGAagcataaaaaagaattttcttttgaggAATTGTAACTCTAGACCGTCCCTGACAAATCTGAagtgtagatttttatttttcaggtggTCCCAGAACAACTTAATCTAGAAATGAATATAAAACCAACCTGGAATGGGCTACACTGTACAGCTTCAAGGGCCCTACCTCCCAGGCTGCACACCCACCCACAGCAGGCTACATGGGACTCTCAAGGATAAAACCCTAGTAAACATAAGCTCACAATCCAAAATCACAAAGCCCCCAAAAAACAAGCCACCAAGACAAACTCAGAAAAACAAACCACGTATATAGGGTTCAGCACCAACACATTATTTCCAAGCATGCATCTAATACTTCCAAAAATTATCATGAATATCATGTAGTACTACATAAAACAAATCTCAAATGTCAAGAAATTGGCATCACAGATCATGTGTAATTGGATTAAAAAATTCAGTAgcaatacattgctggtgggactgcaaattggtgcaaccattctgaaAGCATTGTGAAGGTTCTTCAGGAAACAtgaaatggaacaaccatttgacccagttatcccagtcctcggcatatacccaaaggacttacaattAGCCTAgcatagtgacacagccacattaatgtttacaaCACCTCGattaagaatagccaagctgtggaaccaacatagctgccttcaatagatgaatggataaagaaagtgaggTACATATACACGATgagatattattcagccataaagaaaaatgaaattatagcatttgccagcaAAAGGATGGAATTGGAGagtgtcatgctaagtgaaataagccaaaccctgaaaaccaaaggctgaatgttctctctgatatgtggatgctaatgcaCAATAAGTGGTAGGAGtaggagagggaagaatagaagttcagtggattagacaaaggggaatgaagggaagagagggggtatgggaataggaaagacagtagaatgaactagacataactttcctatgttcatatatggatacacgaccagtgtaactccaccgCATGTGCAACCAAACCAACGGGAAGTTACTGCAGGTGTGTGTGGTATGTCAAAACACATCCTATGTCATGAaggactaaaaagaacaaataaaaaatctaaaaaatcaaTAGCAAGCAATAATCAAAACAATGTTGCTCTGACATAAAGACAGACATCTGGACCAATGGACTTGGGCACGGTCCGGAATGTAACCTTCCCACATGTCGAGTGATTGGGGGCAAGGAAGAGTTGCAGGACTATTTGAAGGCAGAAGGACAGTCCACCCATACTGCTGGGAAAACGATTTCCATGAGGAAAAGAATGAAGCTGGGTCCTCCTCACCTAGCAGTGGCCCCTTGGGATCCAGGGGGTTGGCTGCAGCCCACCCCCAACATTTCACAGCCTCCCGgtgctcaattttttaaaatgacatagtatttgcaCATAACCTGTACTCATACTTTCATGGTTTGTcacctctagattatttataataccaaaGGCAATGTAAATGCCGTGTAATACTATCATACTGTGTTGTCTAGGGGATAACAACAAGGGAAATGTCAGCATGGATGCAGggttcattttgtgtgtgtgtgtgtgtgtgtgtgtgtgtgtgtgagagagagagagagagagagagagagagagagagagagagagtgtgtgtgtgtttgtttgttttgttggtttgtttggtttttgcagttctgtggatggaacccagggcacacctccagccctgtttttagtatttttttaaaaagtattttctttttagttgtagacggacacgatacctttatttatttatatgcagtgctgaggattgaacccagtgcctcacacatgccaggcaagcaccctaccactgagccacaaccccagcccctgtttttaatatttttgatcaGTAATTGGATGAATCCGGGGTCACGGAACTCACAGACACTGAAGGCCAACTGGGTCAGAATGaactcagaatggatcaaagatcCAAATGTACGACCTAGAACTAAAGACTTGAAACAGTGCAAAAGCTTCATGACACcagatttggcaatgatttcttggtgTGACATCGAAGGTAGAGGCCCCCAAAAGAACTAAACGGGAAAAATtgggcctggtgtggtggtgcacacctgtaatcccagcagctcaagaggctgaggcgggaggatcaagagttcaaagccagcctcagcaacttagtgagaccttaagcaactcagtgagaccctgtctctaaataaaataccaaaaaagggctgggatgtggctcaggggttgagtgctcctgggttcaatccccaatc
This window encodes:
- the Cbx6 gene encoding chromobox protein homolog 6 isoform X1, translating into MELSAVGERVFAAESIIKRRIRKGRIEYLVKWKGWAIKYSTWEPEENILDSRLIAAFEQKERERELYGPKKRGPKPKTFLLKARAQAEALRISDVHFSVKPSASASSPKLHSSAAVHRLKKDIRRCHRMSRRPLPRPDPQGGSPGLRPPISPFSETVRIINRKVKPREPKRNRIILNLKVIDKGPGAGAAAQGAGALARPKVPSRNRVIGKSKKFSESVLRTQIRHMKFGTFSLYKPPPAPLSPPPAGKADGPAAPGQGLLLANPAAPYDAHSSSSSGCPSPTLQSSDPDDTPPKLLPETMSSPAPTWPEPEVLDLSIPPESAATSKRAPPDVTAAATQALPVAPEPSSAASEPEAGDWRPEMSPCSNVVVTDVTSNLLTVTIKEFCNPEDFEKVAAGVAGAVAGGGSSVVSK
- the Cbx6 gene encoding chromobox protein homolog 6 isoform X2, giving the protein MELSAVGERVFAAESIIKRRIRKGRIEYLVKWKGWAIKYSTWEPEENILDSRLIAAFEQKERERELYGPKKRGPKPKTFLLKPSASASSPKLHSSAAVHRLKKDIRRCHRMSRRPLPRPDPQGGSPGLRPPISPFSETVRIINRKVKPREPKRNRIILNLKVIDKGPGAGAAAQGAGALARPKVPSRNRVIGKSKKFSESVLRTQIRHMKFGTFSLYKPPPAPLSPPPAGKADGPAAPGQGLLLANPAAPYDAHSSSSSGCPSPTLQSSDPDDTPPKLLPETMSSPAPTWPEPEVLDLSIPPESAATSKRAPPDVTAAATQALPVAPEPSSAASEPEAGDWRPEMSPCSNVVVTDVTSNLLTVTIKEFCNPEDFEKVAAGVAGAVAGGGSSVVSK